In Xenorhabdus poinarii G6, the following are encoded in one genomic region:
- the folC gene encoding bifunctional tetrahydrofolate synthase/dihydrofolate synthase, giving the protein MSDILPIPQATSPLTTWLSYLGNLHTKAIDMGLERVGELGRQLNLLNPATKVITVSGTNGKGTTCHTLESIFLAAGLKVGVYSSPHLVRYTERVRIQGKEATEHDFCRVFAAIEAQRGDISLTYFEYGTLAALQLFKEAALDVVILEVGLGGRLDATNIVDADIAAITSIALDHTDWLGADREHIGREKAGIFRRGRFAVVGEDDMPHSIADVADELGAKLFRRGVHWHFTQHENSWDWVSGEQQFRTLPVPHLPLANAATAMGVIHCLLQQDDKISRSINEQAIHAGLRNARLPGRFQIVRENPLIILDVAHNPHAAAYLVQKLAELPRSPDSHIRAVVGMLGDKDIAGTLACLSRQIDEWYCASLHELRGAEAEVLSAHLMHARTFPDVETAWQQAIKDASVQDIIVVCGSFHTVAHVMEALEGSKENGQ; this is encoded by the coding sequence ATGTCTGATATTTTGCCAATTCCTCAAGCTACGTCGCCACTGACGACGTGGCTTTCCTATTTAGGAAACCTGCATACGAAAGCCATTGATATGGGGCTTGAACGTGTAGGCGAACTGGGTCGTCAGTTAAATTTACTGAATCCGGCGACCAAAGTTATCACCGTGTCAGGGACGAATGGTAAGGGAACCACTTGCCATACCCTGGAGTCTATTTTTCTGGCCGCAGGGCTGAAAGTCGGGGTGTACAGCTCGCCGCATTTGGTTCGTTATACCGAGAGAGTACGTATTCAGGGGAAAGAAGCCACGGAACACGATTTCTGCCGTGTCTTTGCAGCGATTGAGGCGCAACGTGGTGACATCTCATTAACCTATTTTGAATATGGCACATTGGCAGCCTTACAGCTTTTTAAAGAAGCCGCGCTGGATGTCGTGATCCTGGAAGTGGGGTTAGGGGGACGCCTGGATGCCACCAATATCGTTGATGCTGATATTGCCGCAATCACCAGTATTGCCCTGGATCATACGGATTGGTTAGGTGCAGATCGTGAACATATTGGCCGGGAAAAAGCGGGCATTTTCCGTCGTGGGCGTTTTGCCGTGGTCGGCGAGGATGATATGCCTCACTCGATTGCTGATGTTGCGGATGAACTGGGGGCAAAGCTCTTTCGTCGTGGTGTTCACTGGCATTTTACTCAGCATGAGAATAGTTGGGATTGGGTCAGTGGTGAGCAACAATTCCGGACGCTGCCAGTCCCTCACCTGCCATTAGCCAATGCCGCAACGGCGATGGGCGTGATCCACTGTTTATTGCAGCAGGATGACAAAATCAGCCGTTCTATTAACGAACAAGCCATCCATGCAGGGCTGAGAAATGCCCGACTCCCAGGACGTTTCCAAATTGTCAGGGAAAACCCGCTGATCATTTTGGATGTGGCTCATAATCCACATGCTGCGGCTTATCTGGTACAAAAATTGGCTGAACTGCCGCGTTCACCAGACAGTCATATTCGTGCTGTCGTTGGCATGTTGGGCGATAAAGACATTGCAGGAACACTGGCTTGTCTTTCCCGGCAGATTGATGAGTGGTATTGCGCATCATTGCATGAGCTGAGGGGCGCAGAAGCTGAAGTTCTGTCTGCGCATCTTATGCACGCCCGTACATTCCCCGATGTAGAAACGGCGTGGCAACAGGCAATAAAAGACGCATCGGTGCAGGATATCATCGTGGTTTGTGGCTCTTTCCACACGGTCGCGCATGTTATGGAGGCACTGGAGGGGAGTAAGGAAAATGGCCAGTAA
- the cvpA gene encoding colicin V production protein, giving the protein MVWIDYTIIAIIGFSALVSLIRGFVREALSLITWGGAFFVASHFYTYLAVYFTRLEDELVRNGAAIAILFIATLIVGAVVNYVIGSLVQRTGLSGTDRVLGVCFGALRGVLIVSALLFVADSFTPLPKSQDWQQSQLIPQFSQIIRWFFDYLQSASSFLPER; this is encoded by the coding sequence ATGGTCTGGATTGATTATACGATTATTGCCATCATTGGTTTCTCAGCATTGGTTAGTTTGATTCGTGGTTTTGTTCGTGAAGCGCTCTCCCTGATAACGTGGGGCGGTGCTTTCTTTGTTGCAAGTCACTTCTATACTTATCTGGCGGTATATTTTACCCGTCTTGAAGATGAGCTGGTGCGTAATGGAGCAGCGATTGCTATTTTATTCATTGCAACACTGATTGTTGGCGCGGTCGTGAACTATGTGATTGGTTCACTGGTTCAGCGAACAGGACTGTCGGGTACTGATCGGGTTTTGGGGGTCTGTTTTGGCGCCTTACGCGGTGTCTTGATTGTGTCAGCGCTTCTGTTTGTTGCAGACTCTTTCACACCACTACCCAAAAGTCAGGATTGGCAACAATCACAATTGATCCCACAATTCAGTCAAATCATCAGGTGGTTTTTTGACTACCTGCAAAGTGCGTCGAGTTTCCTGCCGGAGAGATAG
- the yfcD gene encoding NUDIX hydrolase YfcD has protein sequence MMQEKSANREWIDIVNEDNQVIAQSTRQQMRAQNLRHRATYIVVHDGMGKILVQRRTDTKDIYPGKLDATAGGVVMTGEVLLDSARREAEEELGIAGIPFAEHGLFYYEEDHCRIWGGLFSCVSHGPFALQEEEVSAVYWLTPEEITARCDEFTQDSLKALSLWLARNKQTGQP, from the coding sequence ATGATGCAAGAAAAATCAGCAAATAGGGAATGGATTGACATCGTCAATGAAGACAATCAAGTGATTGCGCAGTCAACTCGTCAGCAGATGAGAGCGCAGAACTTAAGGCATCGTGCAACTTATATTGTCGTGCATGATGGTATGGGAAAAATTCTGGTTCAGCGTCGTACAGACACAAAAGACATTTATCCAGGCAAATTGGATGCAACGGCGGGCGGCGTCGTGATGACAGGGGAAGTTTTACTGGATTCTGCTCGTCGGGAAGCCGAAGAGGAATTGGGGATTGCCGGTATTCCTTTTGCTGAGCATGGTCTTTTTTATTATGAAGAAGACCATTGCCGCATATGGGGCGGGTTGTTCAGTTGTGTGAGCCATGGTCCTTTTGCCTTGCAGGAAGAGGAAGTCAGCGCCGTTTATTGGCTAACGCCGGAAGAAATCACCGCTCGTTGTGATGAGTTTACTCAGGATTCGTTAAAAGCGTTATCCTTGTGGTTAGCACGTAATAAACAAACGGGACAGCCTTAA
- a CDS encoding aspartate aminotransferase family protein, which translates to MSNTIQRNWFDQYMVPCFSPANFIPVVAKGSRVWDQDSKEYIDFAGGIAVNALGHANDELKNVLNFQMENLWHIGNGYTNEPVLKLAKSLVENTFADKVFFCNSGAEANEAALKIARKYALDKYGNHKNEIISFENSFHGRTLFTVTVGGQPKYSQDFAPLPQQVTHLPFNDIDAIKAHISEKTCAVIVEPVIGEGGVIPADPAFLQALRALCDQHQALLIFDEIQTGMGRTGYLYAYEETGIEPDILTSAKGLGGGFPIGAMLVKQAIAEVFQPGTHGSTFGGNPLAAAVAGKVIELVNQPAFLAGVKERHHEFMRRMSELNQRYQVFSELRGKGLLLGAELEKKYQGKAKTLANFAAEEGLIALIAGPNVLRFAPALNIEPQDINDGFLRLENALKRFVQE; encoded by the coding sequence ATGTCGAACACTATTCAACGCAATTGGTTTGATCAGTATATGGTGCCTTGCTTTTCACCAGCAAATTTTATCCCGGTTGTCGCTAAAGGTTCACGTGTCTGGGATCAGGATAGTAAAGAATATATTGATTTTGCGGGTGGAATTGCTGTTAATGCATTAGGTCATGCCAATGATGAATTAAAGAATGTGTTAAATTTTCAAATGGAAAACCTCTGGCATATTGGTAATGGCTATACAAATGAACCGGTTTTAAAATTAGCTAAATCGCTGGTTGAAAATACATTTGCTGATAAGGTTTTTTTCTGTAATTCCGGTGCGGAAGCAAATGAGGCCGCATTGAAAATTGCCAGAAAATATGCCCTCGATAAATATGGCAATCATAAGAACGAAATTATCTCGTTTGAGAATTCTTTTCACGGTAGAACATTATTTACTGTGACGGTGGGCGGGCAACCGAAATATTCCCAGGACTTTGCTCCCTTGCCGCAACAAGTAACTCACTTGCCCTTCAACGATATCGATGCGATTAAGGCTCATATATCAGAAAAAACCTGCGCTGTCATCGTTGAGCCGGTCATTGGCGAGGGTGGCGTGATCCCTGCTGACCCCGCATTTTTGCAAGCGCTGCGGGCGTTATGTGATCAGCATCAGGCACTACTGATTTTTGATGAAATTCAGACGGGGATGGGGCGGACCGGGTATCTGTATGCCTACGAAGAAACGGGGATCGAACCCGATATTTTGACCAGTGCTAAAGGGCTTGGCGGCGGCTTCCCGATTGGTGCCATGCTGGTTAAGCAGGCGATAGCCGAGGTTTTCCAGCCGGGAACGCATGGGTCAACGTTTGGCGGAAATCCACTGGCGGCGGCTGTTGCCGGTAAAGTGATCGAACTGGTGAATCAGCCAGCGTTTCTGGCGGGAGTGAAAGAACGTCATCATGAATTTATGAGACGGATGTCCGAGTTGAATCAACGTTATCAGGTATTCAGTGAATTGCGGGGAAAAGGGTTATTGCTGGGGGCTGAATTAGAGAAAAAATATCAGGGAAAAGCGAAAACGCTGGCCAATTTTGCGGCGGAAGAGGGATTGATTGCCTTGATCGCCGGTCCCAATGTGTTACGTTTTGCGCCCGCATTAAATATCGAGCCGCAGGATATCAACGACGGTTTCCTTCGCCTTGAAAACGCCCTCAAGCGATTTGTCCAGGAATAA
- a CDS encoding DedA family protein — protein sequence MEFLTHFVDFAKFIIDFILHIDAHLKELVANYGHWVYAILFLIVFCETGLVVTPFLPGDSLLFVAGALSALDSNDLNVHIVVALILTAAIIGDAVNYTIGRIFGEKLFTRPNSKIFRRSYLEKTHAFYEKHGGKAIILARFVPIIRTFAPFVAGMGKMSYRHFAVYNVIGAFIWVLLFTYAGYLFGDLPIIQKNLKLLIVAIIIISILPGVIEVWRHRRAAAKNAAANTADR from the coding sequence ATGGAGTTTTTGACTCATTTTGTCGATTTTGCAAAATTCATCATCGATTTTATTTTACACATAGATGCTCATTTGAAGGAATTAGTGGCGAATTACGGTCATTGGGTATATGCCATCTTATTCCTGATTGTGTTTTGTGAGACTGGTTTGGTGGTGACCCCATTTTTGCCGGGCGACTCTTTGCTATTTGTCGCGGGGGCACTATCGGCATTAGACTCGAATGACCTTAATGTACACATTGTGGTGGCTTTAATCCTGACCGCCGCGATTATTGGTGACGCAGTAAACTATACCATTGGTCGCATTTTTGGTGAGAAACTGTTTACGCGCCCAAATTCAAAAATTTTTCGGCGGAGTTATTTAGAGAAAACCCACGCGTTTTATGAAAAACATGGTGGAAAAGCCATCATTTTGGCTCGGTTCGTGCCAATTATTAGAACGTTTGCTCCGTTCGTTGCAGGGATGGGGAAAATGTCTTACCGGCACTTTGCTGTTTATAATGTGATCGGTGCATTTATCTGGGTGCTATTATTCACGTATGCGGGTTATTTATTCGGTGATTTACCAATCATACAGAAGAATTTGAAATTATTGATTGTTGCGATCATCATTATTTCTATTCTGCCTGGGGTAATAGAGGTCTGGCGTCATCGCCGTGCTGCCGCCAAAAATGCAGCCGCTAATACAGCAGATAGATAA
- the astA gene encoding arginine N-succinyltransferase, translated as MLFRSVQYEDLGDILSLSSRAGVGLTTLPNNQEYLAARISRSIDSFNDVRGRAQQGFLFTLEDTEEHRVVGVSALELAVGLEEPFYNFRVLKSVRASRELGVYNTFETLIVGQDYTGCSELCTLFLSPDYQGGGNGVFLSRSRFMFISAFRHLFPKTIFAEMRGIVNKQGESPFWNALGQHFFNVSFEKADYLTGIGTKNFIAELMPTYPIYVPLLPENARQVIGQVHEDTVPARLILEKEGFAYHDAVDIFDAGAILDVEIDHVRTVKASRLVHAKKMADLQRPKSGTPYIVANLNFREFRALLLNVSHCVEGDELYLTCAELDALHVQDGDPVRFVPLFS; from the coding sequence ATGCTATTTAGATCCGTTCAATATGAAGATTTAGGGGATATCCTCAGTCTTTCGTCCCGTGCTGGTGTTGGCCTGACCACATTACCCAACAATCAGGAATATCTGGCAGCACGGATTTCACGCAGCATTGATTCATTCAACGATGTCAGAGGACGAGCACAACAAGGATTTTTATTTACCCTGGAAGACACGGAAGAGCATCGTGTGGTTGGCGTCAGTGCGCTGGAATTGGCTGTTGGGCTGGAGGAACCCTTTTACAATTTCCGCGTACTGAAATCAGTGAGAGCCTCCCGCGAATTGGGCGTTTACAACACATTTGAAACGTTGATTGTCGGGCAGGATTATACCGGATGCAGTGAATTGTGTACGTTGTTCCTTAGCCCTGATTATCAGGGGGGAGGAAATGGTGTGTTTCTTTCCCGAAGCCGGTTTATGTTTATCTCGGCATTCCGGCATCTGTTCCCAAAAACGATTTTCGCCGAAATGCGTGGGATTGTGAACAAACAGGGTGAATCCCCGTTTTGGAATGCGCTGGGACAACATTTTTTCAATGTTTCTTTTGAAAAAGCCGATTATTTAACCGGCATTGGCACCAAAAATTTTATTGCAGAACTGATGCCAACTTACCCGATCTATGTCCCTCTATTACCAGAAAATGCACGTCAGGTTATCGGCCAGGTGCATGAAGATACCGTACCTGCCCGCCTGATTTTAGAAAAAGAGGGGTTCGCGTATCACGATGCGGTCGATATTTTTGATGCCGGCGCCATCCTGGATGTGGAAATTGACCATGTCCGTACGGTTAAAGCCAGCCGGCTTGTCCATGCCAAAAAAATGGCAGATCTTCAGCGACCGAAGAGTGGCACACCTTATATTGTTGCAAATCTGAATTTTCGGGAGTTCAGAGCCTTACTCCTGAATGTCTCCCATTGTGTGGAGGGGGATGAGCTGTATCTTACCTGCGCAGAGCTGGACGCGCTTCATGTGCAGGATGGCGATCCAGTCCGCTTTGTTCCCCTTTTCTCTTAA
- a CDS encoding TIGR01777 family oxidoreductase: MHIFITGGTGLIGHRLVCQLLSLSHSITILSRSPQKVYSLFSDRVECWTTLNIQQNLNRFDAVINLAGEPIVNKRWTPKQKEILCQSRWQLTEQLSRLIKASESPPSVFISGSAVGYYGDQGQSVVTEHDPPHNEFAHQLCERWEQLALQAQSDKTRVCVLRTGIVLAPEGGALKKMLPLFRLGLGGVIGHGKQYMPWIHIDDIVNGIYYLLVSPELHGPFNMTSPYPVHNEQFTAALAKVLHRPAFIRIPKFVLKIMMGEAAELVLGGQQAIPKKLEEAGFGFRYFQLEEALQDAIKAKENLG, translated from the coding sequence ATGCATATCTTCATCACAGGAGGAACAGGGTTAATTGGCCATCGTTTAGTCTGCCAATTGCTCTCCCTTTCCCATTCCATCACCATTTTGAGTCGTTCACCACAAAAGGTCTATTCTCTGTTTTCTGATCGCGTTGAATGTTGGACAACCCTGAATATCCAGCAAAATCTCAACAGATTTGATGCGGTTATCAATCTTGCCGGTGAACCGATTGTCAATAAGCGATGGACACCAAAACAAAAAGAGATACTTTGTCAAAGCCGCTGGCAACTCACTGAACAATTAAGCAGGCTCATTAAAGCCAGTGAATCTCCGCCATCCGTCTTTATCTCCGGCTCAGCCGTTGGCTATTATGGCGATCAGGGGCAATCCGTCGTTACCGAACATGATCCCCCGCATAATGAATTTGCCCATCAGCTTTGTGAACGTTGGGAGCAACTGGCTTTACAGGCCCAAAGTGACAAAACGCGTGTCTGTGTGTTACGTACCGGGATTGTGCTGGCGCCAGAAGGGGGCGCACTGAAAAAAATGCTGCCACTGTTTCGGTTAGGGTTAGGGGGAGTAATCGGTCACGGCAAACAGTATATGCCTTGGATACATATTGATGACATCGTCAATGGTATCTATTACCTATTGGTATCACCTGAGCTACACGGTCCTTTTAACATGACATCCCCTTATCCGGTGCATAATGAGCAGTTCACTGCGGCACTGGCGAAAGTATTGCACCGCCCTGCGTTTATACGCATTCCTAAATTTGTCTTAAAAATCATGATGGGAGAAGCGGCAGAATTAGTTTTAGGGGGTCAACAGGCTATTCCGAAAAAACTGGAAGAAGCCGGATTTGGTTTTCGTTATTTTCAACTCGAAGAAGCCTTGCAAGATGCCATCAAGGCGAAAGAAAATCTTGGTTAA
- the dedD gene encoding cell division protein DedD has protein sequence MASKFQNRLVGTIALVALSVIVLPVIFDGDKKYNESQFAAIPLMPTAGDEEEVDSIPSLIQNMPSTPTEGAGEAVKELETQGPDDYVLSESLFSELEPTVEPSATEAPKTAVKAELPSQQKVETQPLPKAEPPTKAASQAEAKSTSTAQAPQASAYVVQLGALKNADKVEEIVARLRLSGHQVYTVPASPVQGQLTRIYVGPNASKQALTATLSELKEMTGLHGQIKNYQP, from the coding sequence ATGGCCAGTAAATTTCAAAATCGCCTGGTTGGCACTATCGCGCTGGTTGCATTGAGTGTGATTGTGCTGCCGGTCATTTTTGATGGTGATAAGAAATATAATGAAAGTCAATTTGCTGCTATTCCTTTGATGCCAACAGCGGGCGATGAAGAGGAGGTGGATTCGATTCCATCATTAATCCAAAACATGCCGTCGACCCCCACGGAAGGGGCGGGGGAAGCAGTGAAGGAATTAGAAACGCAAGGGCCGGATGATTATGTGTTATCCGAATCCTTGTTTTCAGAATTAGAGCCGACAGTCGAACCTTCAGCCACGGAAGCCCCTAAGACAGCGGTAAAAGCGGAATTACCTTCTCAGCAAAAAGTGGAAACGCAGCCATTGCCTAAAGCTGAACCACCGACCAAAGCGGCAAGCCAGGCAGAAGCCAAATCGACATCAACAGCGCAGGCACCTCAGGCAAGTGCCTATGTTGTACAACTTGGTGCATTAAAAAATGCCGATAAAGTTGAAGAGATCGTGGCAAGGCTGCGTCTTTCTGGGCATCAGGTGTATACCGTTCCGGCTTCTCCGGTACAGGGGCAATTAACGCGGATCTATGTTGGGCCGAATGCATCAAAGCAGGCACTGACAGCCACCTTATCCGAATTAAAAGAAATGACCGGGTTACACGGGCAAATCAAAAACTACCAGCCATAA
- the accD gene encoding acetyl-CoA carboxylase, carboxyltransferase subunit beta, which yields MSWIEKILNKSKIMQTRKANIPEGVWTKCDSCGQVLYRAELERNLEVCPKCDHHMRILARKRLDSFLDAGTGIELGSELEPKDVLKFRDIKKYKDRLAAAQKQTQEKDALIVMKGLLYEMPVVAGAFEFNFMGGSMGSVVGARFVRAVEQALEDNCPFVCFASSGGARMQEALMSLMQMAKTSAALAKMQARGLPYICVLTNPTMGGVTASMGMLGDINIAEPKALIGFAGPRVIEQTVREKLPEGFQRSEFLVEKGAIDMIVPRTEMRDKIASLLAMLTHKPHPGTNAEPVEGIVVEPADVDADININPNKENV from the coding sequence ATGAGCTGGATTGAGAAGATTCTAAATAAAAGCAAAATTATGCAAACTCGTAAGGCAAACATACCTGAAGGAGTTTGGACAAAATGCGACAGTTGTGGTCAGGTACTTTATCGTGCTGAATTAGAGCGTAATCTTGAAGTGTGTCCAAAATGTGACCATCACATGCGCATTTTAGCCCGTAAGCGGTTGGATTCGTTTTTGGACGCCGGGACGGGCATCGAATTAGGAAGCGAACTGGAACCGAAAGATGTCCTGAAATTCCGCGATATCAAAAAATACAAAGACCGTCTGGCTGCCGCACAGAAGCAGACACAAGAAAAAGATGCGCTGATCGTCATGAAAGGTCTGCTATATGAAATGCCGGTTGTGGCAGGCGCGTTTGAGTTTAATTTTATGGGCGGTTCAATGGGATCGGTTGTGGGTGCCCGTTTTGTCCGTGCAGTTGAACAAGCGCTGGAAGATAACTGTCCATTCGTCTGTTTTGCCTCCAGTGGCGGGGCACGTATGCAGGAAGCCCTGATGTCACTGATGCAGATGGCAAAAACCAGTGCGGCGCTGGCAAAAATGCAGGCGCGTGGTTTGCCTTATATCTGTGTATTGACTAACCCAACAATGGGGGGGGTTACAGCCAGTATGGGAATGTTGGGGGATATCAATATTGCTGAACCTAAGGCATTGATTGGTTTCGCTGGCCCGCGCGTCATTGAGCAAACCGTGCGTGAAAAGTTACCGGAAGGCTTCCAACGCAGTGAGTTCTTAGTGGAAAAAGGGGCGATTGACATGATTGTTCCCCGCACCGAAATGCGTGATAAAATTGCCAGTCTGCTTGCCATGCTGACTCATAAACCGCATCCGGGCACAAACGCAGAGCCAGTTGAAGGCATTGTTGTTGAGCCTGCGGATGTTGATGCTGATATCAATATCAATCCTAATAAAGAAAATGTCTGA
- a CDS encoding UbiX family flavin prenyltransferase produces MKKLIVGLTGASGAIYGVRLLQVLQSVEGIETHLVISQSARQTLALETDSTLRDVQALADVVYDNRDIAASISSGSFKTLGMVILPCSIKTLSGIVHSYTEGLLTRAADVVLKEKRKLVLGVRETPLHLGHLRLMMQAAEIGAVIMPPVPAFYHRPEHIQDIIDQTVNRVLDQFDIDLPEDLFNRWQGAKSIEV; encoded by the coding sequence ATGAAAAAATTGATTGTCGGGCTGACCGGGGCAAGTGGTGCGATTTATGGTGTCAGATTACTGCAAGTTTTGCAGTCAGTAGAAGGCATTGAAACGCATTTGGTGATCAGTCAATCAGCGCGGCAAACATTGGCACTGGAAACGGACTCTACGCTGCGAGATGTCCAGGCGTTGGCGGATGTCGTGTATGATAATCGTGATATTGCTGCATCCATCTCCTCGGGGTCGTTTAAGACCTTGGGTATGGTGATTTTACCTTGTTCCATCAAGACCTTATCAGGTATCGTGCACAGTTACACGGAAGGTTTACTGACCCGTGCCGCAGATGTTGTTCTGAAAGAGAAGCGTAAATTGGTGTTGGGGGTGAGAGAAACCCCCTTGCATTTGGGACATCTCAGGCTAATGATGCAGGCTGCGGAAATTGGGGCGGTGATCATGCCTCCGGTTCCCGCATTTTATCATCGTCCTGAACACATTCAGGATATCATTGACCAAACGGTTAATCGTGTGCTGGATCAATTTGATATTGATTTGCCCGAAGATCTGTTTAACCGTTGGCAGGGCGCTAAATCCATTGAGGTATAG
- the purF gene encoding amidophosphoribosyltransferase — MCGIVGIVGFTPVNQSIYDALTVLQHRGQDAAGIATIDGNNDFRLRKANGLVKDVFETRHMLRLQGTIGIGHVRYPTAGSSSASEAQPFYVNSPFGITLAHNGNLTNAHELKKMLFENARRHVNTTSDSEILLNIFANELTQFPHFPLSPDDIFSAVAKMHKKIRGAYACVAMIIGHGLVAFRDPHGIRPLVLGKKTREDGRSEYMVASESVALDTLGFEFLRDVASGEAIYITENGQLFTRQCAENPSLTPCLFEFVYFARPDSFIDKVSVYNARLRMGKALGEKIAREWEDLHIDVVIPIPETSCDIALEIAHILDKPYRQGFVKNRYVGRTFIMPGQQERRKSVRRKLNANRAEFRGKNVLLVDDSIVRGTTSEQIVELAREAGAKKVYFASAAPEVRFPNVYGIDMPNANELIAHGREVDEIRQLIGADALIYQNLSDLVRVVREENPDIETFECSVFDGIYVTKDIDQTYLDYLENLRKDDAMKVRGQSEIEGLEIYNEG, encoded by the coding sequence ATGTGCGGTATTGTCGGTATCGTCGGTTTTACACCGGTTAACCAGTCGATTTATGATGCATTAACGGTGCTTCAGCACCGTGGACAGGATGCGGCAGGCATTGCAACTATTGATGGTAACAACGACTTTCGTTTACGTAAGGCTAATGGGTTAGTCAAAGATGTGTTTGAAACACGGCACATGTTACGTTTACAGGGAACGATAGGGATTGGGCATGTCCGTTATCCTACGGCGGGCAGTTCCAGTGCGTCAGAAGCACAACCCTTTTATGTCAATTCTCCTTTTGGTATCACGTTGGCACATAACGGCAATCTGACAAACGCACATGAATTGAAAAAAATGCTGTTTGAAAATGCCCGTCGCCATGTCAATACCACCTCAGATTCTGAGATCCTGCTGAATATTTTTGCCAATGAATTAACGCAATTTCCCCATTTTCCATTGTCGCCTGATGATATTTTCTCGGCAGTTGCAAAAATGCACAAAAAAATTCGGGGTGCTTATGCGTGTGTTGCCATGATCATTGGGCATGGATTGGTGGCTTTTCGTGACCCACATGGCATTCGTCCTTTGGTATTGGGAAAGAAAACACGGGAAGATGGCCGTAGTGAATACATGGTGGCCTCAGAAAGCGTGGCACTGGACACATTGGGGTTCGAATTCCTGCGGGATGTGGCTTCCGGTGAGGCTATTTATATTACTGAAAACGGGCAATTGTTTACCCGCCAGTGTGCAGAAAATCCGTCATTGACACCGTGTTTATTCGAATTTGTTTATTTCGCCCGCCCGGATTCTTTTATCGACAAAGTGTCAGTTTACAATGCCCGATTACGGATGGGGAAAGCATTGGGGGAGAAGATTGCCCGCGAGTGGGAAGATTTGCATATTGATGTGGTGATTCCCATACCGGAAACATCTTGTGACATCGCATTGGAAATCGCGCACATTTTGGATAAACCCTATCGTCAGGGATTTGTCAAAAACCGCTATGTCGGACGCACGTTTATCATGCCTGGTCAGCAGGAGCGGCGTAAATCGGTTCGTCGCAAACTAAACGCCAATCGTGCCGAATTCCGGGGTAAAAATGTTTTGCTGGTGGATGATTCCATTGTCCGTGGCACCACGTCTGAACAGATTGTTGAATTAGCGCGTGAAGCGGGTGCTAAGAAAGTTTACTTTGCCTCGGCTGCCCCGGAAGTTCGCTTCCCGAATGTTTATGGTATTGATATGCCGAATGCGAATGAACTCATTGCTCATGGCCGGGAAGTGGATGAAATTCGTCAGCTCATTGGTGCGGATGCGCTGATATACCAAAACCTCTCTGATCTGGTTCGGGTGGTACGGGAAGAAAACCCGGATATTGAGACATTCGAATGTTCCGTATTTGATGGCATCTATGTGACGAAAGATATTGACCAGACTTATCTCGATTATCTGGAAAACTTACGCAAAGATGATGCCATGAAAGTTCGTGGACAGAGCGAAATCGAGGGTCTGGAAATATATAATGAAGGATAA
- a CDS encoding glutathione binding-like protein: MIDLYYAPTPNGYKITLFLEETGLPYTIHPINISTGEQFKPDFLAISPNNKIPAIVDHQPADGGEAVSLFESGAILLYLANKTGQLLSKDLRERTEQLQWLFWQVAGFGPMLGQNHHFNLYAPEVVPYAMKRYVEESKRLYRVLNTQLEKTAYLGGDEYSIADIATYPWAKCHEQQQIHLPDYPAVEKWLDNIGQRPATKAAYKQG; this comes from the coding sequence ATGATAGATCTATACTATGCCCCAACGCCAAACGGTTATAAAATAACCCTCTTTCTCGAAGAGACGGGGCTTCCTTACACGATCCATCCCATCAATATCAGCACGGGAGAACAGTTCAAACCTGATTTCCTGGCTATTTCACCCAATAACAAGATCCCGGCCATTGTCGATCATCAACCTGCCGACGGAGGAGAGGCTGTTTCTCTCTTCGAATCAGGCGCTATTTTACTGTATCTGGCCAATAAAACAGGCCAGCTATTAAGCAAAGATTTACGTGAACGTACTGAACAGTTGCAATGGTTATTTTGGCAAGTGGCTGGCTTTGGTCCGATGCTTGGTCAAAACCATCACTTCAATCTCTACGCGCCCGAAGTCGTGCCTTATGCCATGAAACGCTATGTGGAAGAATCCAAACGGTTATATCGGGTGCTCAATACCCAACTGGAAAAAACCGCGTATCTCGGCGGGGATGAGTACAGTATCGCCGATATCGCCACCTATCCATGGGCAAAATGCCATGAACAGCAACAAATCCATTTGCCGGATTATCCTGCGGTAGAAAAATGGTTGGATAACATTGGTCAGCGTCCTGCGACAAAAGCGGCCTACAAACAGGGCTAA